Genomic segment of Pseudalkalibacillus hwajinpoensis:
AGTAGCGAGAGTTGCAACTCCGATTGTTAGGACAGTAGCTGTTCTGACACCAGCCATAATAACCGGTAGAGAAAGAGGCACTTCAATCTTCATCAAAATTTGCATATTCGTCATACCCATCCCTCTTCCAGCTTCAATAGAAGATTGATCTACGGAAGTGATGCCAGTGTACGTATTTCTGAGGATTGGAAGAAGCGCGTAAACCGTTAAAGCAATAATAGCAGTTATGTTTCCAATCCCTAGAAATGGAATAAGAAACCCGAACAGGGCTAAACTTGGTACTGTTTGAAAGATAGCTGCAACCGCAATGAATGGCTCCGCTAGCTTCTTTCTCCGTGAAATAAAAATACCAAGTGGAACAGATATTAATATGGCAATCACAATAGAGATGAACGAAAGGAATAGGTGCTCCTGAAGTGCTACTAGTATATCATCCCAACGATTCTGCATCGTCTCAATAAATAGAATGAAAAAATTCTCGTCATTCATTCAGGCTTCCCTCCTCTCTTTGATCATATTGTTCAAGTCCTGCTAACCCTCGCATCATACTACTTCTTGTAACTAATCCTGTAAGCTTATTATCTTCAACTACAGGGATACTGATCGGCTGATTTTTAGCAAATCGTTTCGCTATTTCAGGGTAGAGCGTGCTCTCATTAATGGACTCGATCACTTCAATCACATCCACAATTCGTTTCCCATCATCACCATAATGGTTTTGAACCTGTTCTAGCGTAACGACACCGATATATTCCTGCTCTGGCCCTGTTACAACCAGGCTATCGACTCGCTCTGATTTCATTAGACGGAACGCTTCTGCAAGACCTCTACTTTCTTTCACAGTTGCTACTTTTCTAATCATTAAATCGACAGCTGTTGGAGCTTGCCCTTTAGCCATTCGTTCATCACCTATGAAATTGCGGACAAATTCATTCTTAGGGTGGCGTAGCAAGCGATCCGGCGTATCTAGCTGAAGTATTTCGCCATCTTTCATAATGGCAATGCGATCGGCGATTTTCATAGCTTCATCCATGTCGTGCGTAACGAAAACAATTGTTTTCTGAATTTCTTTCTGTAGCTTTACAAGCTCGTCCTGAAGCTGTTCTCGACTAATAGGATCTAATGCGCTAAATGGCTCGTCCATCAAAATAATTGGTGGTTCTGCTGCAAGTGCACGAATGACACCAACTCTTTGCTGTTGACCGCCACTCAATTCTAGTGGATAGCGAGACCGAAAAATAGAAGGTTCTAACCCTACAAGATTAAGCATTTCATCGACGCGCTTATCTATTTTATCTTTGTCCCATTTTTTCAGTTTGGGAATTAAGGCAATATTTTCAGCAATTGTCATATGTGGCAAAAGTCCAATTTGTTGAATGACATATCCAATGCTTCTTCTTAGTTCAACCGGGTCCTGATCCGATATTGGTTTTCCATCAATATAAATTTGTCCACCACTTGGCTCTATTAATCGATTAATCATCTTCATTGTAGTCGTTTTTCCACAGCCGCTTGGACCAATGAGCGTTAATAACTCGCCCTTTTCAATATGTAAATTAATATCCTTTAGTGCTTCAGTACCATCAGCAAATTTCTTACTAATATGCTCGAAAGTAATCATTCTATCGCCTCTCCTGCCTCCCGAAAAATCCATAACTTCATAATACTTACCCTTCCATAACCTAATATGAAACCCTCAATGGCGCTTCATCACAACTTTCTTACTATTACTGTATCGTTTTTCCATTCATTTATCAAAAGAAAAGAGGCCGTCTCTATCAAATGATAGAGACAGCCTCCTTGTTTCATTATTCATTCATAGCTGGTTCCAAGCCATGCTTTTTACGCTTTTTCAATTCTACAAAGAAGAAGGTAATGGTTCCAATAGCAAAGATCGCAATAAATCCTAAGAGAACATATACATTTTGCCACATGAAATCAAAATCACCACTTGAAATGACGGCTTTCAAACCAGAAACTGTATACGTCATTGGCAACCATGTGTTAAAGATTTGTAGTCCTTCTGGAATTAACTCAAGCGGGAATGTACCTGCACTTGTTGTTAATTGTAAGATCAAAACAATGATCGCTACAAATCGCCCTGGATCTCCTAACGTTGTAACAAAGAACTGAATCAACGCCATATAAGCGAGACTGGATACAATAGAGAAGAGTAGGAATAATGGAATACTCTGTACTTCTATTTGCAATCCGTATAATAGAAGCGCATCCGACACAAGCGCCTGAATCACTCCAACAGATAGTAGAATGCCATATTTGCTCATAAACCATCCAATTGCTGTACGTGGGCTTCCAGCCGGATCACGAAGTGGGAACACAATGGACATAAGTAGCGCTCCTACAAATAGACCAAGTGAAAGGAAGTATGGCGCAAAACCTGTTCCATAGTTTGGTACAGATGAGACGGCTTCTGTATCTACATTTACTGGATCAGCAAACATATTGTACGTTTCATCATCAGCATTTGTATTAGAAGTTTCCTCAGCCGCTTCGCCAAGTTTATCACGAAGCTCTGTTGTACCATCTGTGAGTTTCTGTGCCCCGCTGTCAAGATCTTTAGATCCATCCGCTAATTGACCTGCACCGGATGATAAATCAGACGAACCACCTTCTAGTTCTGATAGCCCACTCACAAGCTCTTGTGAACCACTAGATAGTCCATTCATTCCTGAGTTAATTGTGCCAACATTATCAATCATGCTGTTCCAACCAGTCGCTACAGTATCGTTACCATCTGCAACCCGCATTGCTCCATCTTGAAGCTGAGCAATTCCAGACTCTGCTTGATTAATGCCATCACCAAGATCACTGAGTCCATCTTCTAGTTTTCCTTGTCCTTCATAAAGACCACTAGCACCTTGAGCAAGTTTCCTTTGTCCTTCTAATAGAGCATTCATCTTAGAAGATACACCTGAAAGTTTATCTGAAGCGTTAGCAAATGTCGTTGCTACTTCTCCAACTGACTTCGCCGCTGAACCAGATTTCTCAGCAATCGGTTGAAGCTGGCTAATTAGCGCCTGCTTCTGCTCATCCGTATATTGATCACTTGCTTGAATTGATTCAATTACGCCTTGCAGTTCTTTAGGTACCGCAGTTGCATTCGTTACTCCACTCGTTAGTGACTGTTTTAATCCTTCTGTATCAACTTCTGGTAATGAA
This window contains:
- a CDS encoding ABC transporter permease, whose protein sequence is MNDENFFILFIETMQNRWDDILVALQEHLFLSFISIVIAILISVPLGIFISRRKKLAEPFIAVAAIFQTVPSLALFGFLIPFLGIGNITAIIALTVYALLPILRNTYTGITSVDQSSIEAGRGMGMTNMQILMKIEVPLSLPVIMAGVRTATVLTIGVATLATFVGAGGLGDIIYRGLTSNKDELVLAGALPATILALGFDLILKLLENAATPKGVKAKK
- a CDS encoding ABC transporter ATP-binding protein — its product is MITFEHISKKFADGTEALKDINLHIEKGELLTLIGPSGCGKTTTMKMINRLIEPSGGQIYIDGKPISDQDPVELRRSIGYVIQQIGLLPHMTIAENIALIPKLKKWDKDKIDKRVDEMLNLVGLEPSIFRSRYPLELSGGQQQRVGVIRALAAEPPIILMDEPFSALDPISREQLQDELVKLQKEIQKTIVFVTHDMDEAMKIADRIAIMKDGEILQLDTPDRLLRHPKNEFVRNFIGDERMAKGQAPTAVDLMIRKVATVKESRGLAEAFRLMKSERVDSLVVTGPEQEYIGVVTLEQVQNHYGDDGKRIVDVIEVIESINESTLYPEIAKRFAKNQPISIPVVEDNKLTGLVTRSSMMRGLAGLEQYDQREEGSLNE
- a CDS encoding YhgE/Pip domain-containing protein, with the translated sequence MKKSSRLFRSEWSSLLKNKKILIPVIAVLFIPVMYSGMFLWAFWDPYENLDQIPVAVVNSDSGADFEGEHLEIGNELVDKLKDEPEFKWDFVDEEEANKGLEDQTYYMKIQIPENFSQKSTTVLDEHPDKLNLEYVPNESFNFLAGQIGGTAVSEIKSQIAENITENYSELVFDKFSEIADGLSEATDGAGELADGSSELKDGTQQLKDNLASLNEGSIELTNGISSAESGSIDLANGISKVNKGTTDLLNGLKEKQPEVSELADGASRVSNGLGELSTKMGEFKVGQEELLSGVKESRAGTKQLMAGLDQSVAELENSSLPEVDTEGLKQSLTSGVTNATAVPKELQGVIESIQASDQYTDEQKQALISQLQPIAEKSGSAAKSVGEVATTFANASDKLSGVSSKMNALLEGQRKLAQGASGLYEGQGKLEDGLSDLGDGINQAESGIAQLQDGAMRVADGNDTVATGWNSMIDNVGTINSGMNGLSSGSQELVSGLSELEGGSSDLSSGAGQLADGSKDLDSGAQKLTDGTTELRDKLGEAAEETSNTNADDETYNMFADPVNVDTEAVSSVPNYGTGFAPYFLSLGLFVGALLMSIVFPLRDPAGSPRTAIGWFMSKYGILLSVGVIQALVSDALLLYGLQIEVQSIPLFLLFSIVSSLAYMALIQFFVTTLGDPGRFVAIIVLILQLTTSAGTFPLELIPEGLQIFNTWLPMTYTVSGLKAVISSGDFDFMWQNVYVLLGFIAIFAIGTITFFFVELKKRKKHGLEPAMNE